A genomic region of Synechococcus sp. NOUM97013 contains the following coding sequences:
- a CDS encoding iron-containing alcohol dehydrogenase, with protein MASHGDHRPAPWLFGKWLFGKWLFGKRLFGNWLFRLWKVYWLTFHLVLKTLARVLPFPQPTLLIGSDSLHSLGDVLQQRGWTRPLLVSDRQLMRLQLPAPLINALAGAGMHCTIFDAVPENPTIASVEAGLRRFQATGCDSLIAIGGGSVMDCAKGIAARAGNPWLPLQWMEGLFKVIGPTPPLTCIPTTAGSGSEATIAAVFTDPTQARKFAIADLKLMPRVTVIDPQLLLTLPPSITAAGGMDALTHAVESFIGRNGNAWSRNKACSALRRIHRSLLNAYRQGDDLPARLDMALAAHEAGEAFTRTNVGYVHAIAHAIGSRYGLPHGLANAIALPPVLRWSQPACKSQLAELARTIALGDAQASDTELATQFIRWVEELNRQLNVPPVVHELQDTDIPVLCRSILQEAHPDYPVPRLMTPSDCASVMREMLEPTR; from the coding sequence ATGGCCAGTCACGGTGATCACAGGCCTGCACCATGGCTGTTCGGAAAATGGCTGTTCGGAAAATGGCTGTTCGGAAAACGGCTGTTCGGCAATTGGCTGTTCCGGCTTTGGAAGGTGTACTGGCTGACGTTTCATCTGGTGCTCAAGACTCTGGCTCGCGTCCTGCCATTTCCGCAGCCAACGCTGCTGATCGGCAGTGACTCCCTGCATTCCTTGGGGGATGTTCTGCAACAACGTGGCTGGACACGCCCTCTGCTGGTCAGCGACAGGCAGCTGATGCGATTGCAGCTGCCGGCACCGCTGATCAATGCACTCGCCGGCGCTGGCATGCACTGCACCATCTTCGACGCGGTGCCGGAAAATCCCACCATCGCCAGTGTGGAAGCAGGACTGCGCCGCTTTCAGGCGACGGGTTGCGACAGCCTCATCGCCATCGGCGGCGGCTCAGTGATGGACTGCGCCAAGGGAATCGCCGCACGTGCCGGCAACCCCTGGCTGCCGCTGCAATGGATGGAAGGACTGTTCAAGGTGATTGGCCCGACGCCACCGCTGACCTGCATCCCCACCACAGCAGGCTCCGGCTCAGAAGCCACCATCGCCGCTGTGTTCACAGACCCGACCCAAGCGCGCAAATTCGCGATCGCGGACCTCAAGCTGATGCCCAGGGTCACAGTGATCGATCCACAGCTTTTGCTGACGCTGCCCCCCTCCATCACTGCGGCTGGAGGCATGGATGCCCTCACCCATGCCGTGGAGTCCTTCATCGGCCGCAACGGCAATGCCTGGAGCCGAAACAAAGCATGCTCAGCATTGCGACGCATTCACCGTTCGCTGCTGAATGCCTACCGACAGGGAGACGACCTGCCGGCACGCCTCGACATGGCCCTAGCCGCCCATGAAGCCGGCGAAGCCTTCACACGCACCAATGTCGGCTACGTGCACGCCATCGCCCATGCCATTGGCAGCCGCTATGGACTCCCCCATGGCTTGGCCAATGCAATCGCGCTGCCCCCTGTGCTGCGCTGGTCTCAGCCAGCCTGCAAGTCCCAACTGGCCGAACTGGCCCGCACGATCGCGCTGGGCGACGCCCAAGCCAGCGACACAGAGCTGGCAACACAGTTCATCCGCTGGGTAGAGGAACTCAACCGACAACTCAACGTTCCGCCGGTCGTGCATGAACTGCAGGACACTGACATCCCAGTGCTCTGCCGAAGCATCCTGCAGGAAGCCCATCCGGACTACCCAGTCCCCAGACTGATGACCCCAAGCGACTGTGCGTCGGTGATGCGAGAGATGCTTGAACCGACGCGATGA
- a CDS encoding DUF1651 domain-containing protein produces MDGWLQDPQCFWAVRFHKDPDSWIRDVRVFVDHGRGMADGEPALLKSRRQMRYEDAVALWKQLVRNGWSVVEPVW; encoded by the coding sequence ATGGACGGTTGGCTTCAAGACCCTCAGTGCTTCTGGGCCGTGCGCTTTCACAAGGATCCCGACAGCTGGATTCGTGATGTCAGGGTGTTCGTTGATCACGGCAGGGGAATGGCTGACGGAGAACCCGCTCTGCTGAAATCGCGGCGGCAGATGCGCTACGAAGACGCTGTTGCGCTCTGGAAGCAGCTGGTTCGCAACGGTTGGTCCGTGGTTGAGCCTGTCTGGTGA
- a CDS encoding amidohydrolase family protein: protein MTAQTKIALEEHFSIQELLPTPAELEFFDPQVLNRIEPLLPELADQRLTAMDRAGIEIAVLSQTAPGIQTVASSSEASVLARRANDALQAAIQQQPRRFRGFAALNLQDVETACAELKRCVTELGFVGALINGSSHGDYLDHPRLEPLWSTLEELAVPLYLHPGLPTNQPASMVRELDGATWGWSFDTATHALRLIVKGVCDKHPKARVILGHMGENLPFYLWRLDSRYATTRYRQAISSSPSEIFRRHFFITTSGVCDDAALQCSIDTLGADRIMFSTDYPYEDIALAGRWIDQAPIDPLTKTMICRTTAQTLLRITPDQD, encoded by the coding sequence ATGACTGCGCAGACCAAGATCGCACTCGAGGAGCACTTCTCGATCCAGGAGCTTCTGCCCACACCAGCAGAACTGGAGTTCTTCGATCCTCAGGTGCTGAACCGGATTGAACCCTTGCTGCCCGAGCTGGCTGATCAGCGACTGACGGCCATGGACCGAGCGGGGATCGAGATCGCCGTTCTCTCCCAGACCGCACCCGGGATTCAGACGGTCGCCAGCTCCAGTGAAGCCTCAGTGCTGGCCAGACGAGCTAACGACGCACTGCAGGCGGCGATTCAACAGCAACCACGACGCTTCCGAGGCTTTGCAGCATTGAACCTGCAGGATGTGGAGACAGCCTGCGCTGAGCTGAAGCGCTGCGTCACTGAGTTGGGATTTGTCGGCGCCCTCATCAATGGCAGCAGCCATGGCGACTATCTCGACCACCCCCGCCTAGAGCCGCTCTGGTCAACGCTCGAAGAACTTGCAGTGCCGCTCTATCTGCACCCTGGACTTCCCACCAACCAACCCGCCTCGATGGTGAGAGAACTGGACGGAGCCACCTGGGGCTGGTCATTCGACACCGCCACCCATGCACTGCGCTTGATCGTGAAAGGGGTGTGCGACAAACATCCAAAGGCCAGGGTGATCCTGGGACACATGGGTGAAAACCTGCCCTTCTACCTCTGGAGATTGGACAGTCGCTATGCAACCACGCGCTATCGCCAGGCCATCAGCAGTTCACCCAGCGAGATCTTCCGGCGACACTTTTTCATCACCACCTCAGGCGTCTGCGATGACGCAGCTCTGCAGTGTTCGATCGACACACTTGGCGCTGATCGAATCATGTTCTCAACGGATTACCCCTACGAAGACATCGCGCTAGCAGGCCGCTGGATCGATCAAGCACCGATTGATCCCCTAACAAAAACCATGATCTGTCGAACAACAGCGCAGACATTGCTGCGCATCACTCCTGATCAGGATTGA
- a CDS encoding phycobilisome rod-core linker polypeptide yields MAAVKYKRDFTHQDRVSFAHANSKDATKSASSNQGKAATSPAQFKENQCASMGIGAGPRLHEVCPFSAVNHSYAATGNGALEAAITAGYKQVFGNIGITGNQRLASEEAFLRDGRISVRDFMAGLVKSDLYKQKFFHAVSPIRGVELTMKHLLGRPPISQAEISAAIQIIAGQGFDAFVDSIVHSEEYLETFGTDTVPYLRGFKSEARAACSTFVGMADLTPANGSSENIMYSGSMLIRRLNKDLSIFNVAPGSVDGGGFCYTKAVKNAGNAAYRRMYGGKFLYRS; encoded by the coding sequence ATGGCTGCTGTCAAGTACAAGCGGGACTTCACTCATCAAGATCGTGTCTCTTTTGCGCATGCAAATTCTAAAGATGCGACCAAGAGTGCCAGTTCCAATCAGGGCAAGGCAGCCACTTCACCTGCACAATTTAAAGAAAATCAATGCGCTTCGATGGGCATTGGTGCAGGTCCCCGTTTGCATGAAGTCTGCCCCTTCTCGGCAGTCAACCACTCCTATGCAGCCACTGGGAATGGTGCTCTTGAAGCCGCGATTACTGCTGGTTACAAGCAGGTTTTTGGCAACATCGGAATCACCGGTAACCAGCGCCTGGCTTCTGAAGAAGCTTTCCTGCGTGATGGCCGCATCAGCGTTCGTGATTTCATGGCAGGGCTTGTGAAATCAGATCTCTATAAGCAAAAGTTCTTCCATGCCGTTTCGCCGATCCGCGGCGTTGAGCTGACGATGAAGCATCTGCTGGGTCGTCCTCCGATTAGTCAGGCCGAGATCAGCGCAGCCATTCAGATCATTGCTGGCCAGGGCTTTGATGCCTTCGTCGACAGCATTGTTCATTCCGAGGAATATCTCGAAACCTTTGGTACCGACACCGTGCCTTATCTGCGCGGCTTCAAGTCCGAAGCACGGGCAGCTTGCTCCACTTTCGTTGGCATGGCCGATCTCACGCCCGCGAACGGCAGCTCCGAAAACATCATGTATTCCGGCAGCATGCTGATCAGACGTCTGAACAAGGATCTCAGCATCTTCAACGTTGCTCCCGGTTCCGTTGATGGTGGTGGCTTCTGCTACACCAAGGCTGTCAAGAACGCCGGTAATGCTGCCTATCGCCGTATGTACGGTGGCAAGTTCCTCTACCGCTCTTGA
- a CDS encoding AbrB family transcriptional regulator yields the protein MLTGAELLAKVKDLGDVSKTDMATACGYVSKKKDGSDRVNFTAFYEALLNAKGVDLGGGSAGVGKGGRKLSYKAVVQGNGNLLVGKAYTAMLDLQPGDEFTIKLSKKKGVTLVPVGAEDEEGED from the coding sequence ATGCTCACTGGTGCTGAACTCCTTGCCAAGGTCAAAGACCTCGGAGATGTGAGCAAAACCGATATGGCCACGGCGTGTGGCTACGTCTCCAAAAAGAAGGATGGTTCAGATCGCGTGAACTTCACTGCGTTTTACGAGGCCCTGCTGAACGCCAAAGGTGTTGATCTCGGTGGCGGTTCAGCAGGCGTCGGCAAGGGTGGCCGAAAGTTGTCCTACAAAGCTGTCGTTCAAGGCAACGGCAACCTGCTGGTCGGCAAGGCCTATACAGCCATGCTTGATCTGCAGCCCGGCGACGAGTTCACCATCAAACTATCCAAGAAGAAAGGTGTGACCCTGGTGCCGGTGGGTGCAGAAGACGAAGAAGGGGAAGACTGA
- a CDS encoding phage holin family protein: MGLIGWLLQWPVRAFVLLLVAVMPLGVELASFQAALTSAVVIGLLGTLLILPLKLMLALPWAVASLGGLIAPVSWLFDWIITVMLFALASSLVDGFRLKNGLSSALLGAVAYSVLSAVFIRILGLGDVGVLRAAGV, encoded by the coding sequence ATGGGATTGATCGGCTGGTTACTGCAGTGGCCCGTTCGGGCGTTTGTTTTGCTTCTCGTGGCGGTGATGCCGCTCGGCGTGGAACTCGCCAGTTTTCAGGCTGCACTGACCTCGGCTGTGGTGATTGGCCTGCTCGGCACCTTGTTGATTCTTCCCTTGAAACTGATGCTGGCCTTGCCTTGGGCCGTGGCCAGCTTGGGTGGCTTGATCGCACCGGTGAGTTGGTTGTTCGACTGGATCATCACTGTGATGTTGTTCGCTCTTGCTTCATCACTGGTGGACGGATTCCGTCTCAAGAATGGTCTCAGTAGCGCCCTGCTCGGGGCCGTGGCTTACAGCGTGCTCAGCGCCGTGTTCATTCGGATTTTGGGTCTTGGGGATGTGGGTGTCCTCAGAGCAGCTGGTGTTTGA
- a CDS encoding DUF3598 family protein, translated as MHDPGAALLQHNSGSWQGCFIRLHADGKEVDRFNTTLSVEEVEGMIQTKLTYLNSGQQRSMNFLELPHTMQVSACGGWSLGPGSITPFNWVGELCVVRGEERRRIVVRHGASGLDQVVYVIEAKGSTLLSPPRDTVQCQMEKQGDWSLWRPEPDVELLLDTRQRSTGDATVCGLRWSGIEGEQRQIVRRYDTNGLLQPLTDTWP; from the coding sequence ATGCATGACCCCGGAGCCGCTCTACTGCAACACAACAGCGGCAGTTGGCAGGGATGCTTCATCCGATTGCATGCGGATGGAAAGGAAGTCGATCGGTTCAACACCACACTCAGTGTGGAAGAGGTGGAAGGGATGATCCAGACGAAGCTCACCTACCTCAACAGCGGCCAACAGCGCTCAATGAATTTTCTCGAGCTTCCTCACACCATGCAGGTCAGTGCTTGCGGAGGATGGTCACTGGGACCTGGATCCATCACACCGTTCAACTGGGTTGGGGAGCTGTGCGTCGTGCGCGGTGAAGAGCGACGCAGAATTGTCGTGCGTCATGGCGCCAGCGGACTCGATCAAGTGGTTTATGTGATCGAAGCCAAGGGCTCGACGCTGCTATCACCTCCTCGAGACACCGTTCAATGCCAGATGGAGAAACAAGGCGACTGGAGCCTCTGGCGGCCGGAACCCGATGTGGAGTTGCTGCTCGACACAAGACAACGCTCCACTGGTGACGCCACGGTCTGCGGCCTTCGCTGGAGCGGGATCGAAGGTGAACAGCGTCAGATCGTTCGGCGATATGACACCAATGGCCTGTTGCAGCCGCTCACGGACACCTGGCCTTGA
- a CDS encoding chlorophyll a/b-binding protein, producing MNSASEAQAQDQWFQEAAASQIKGERLVRAELLNGRVAMLGFVIGVATEAITGHGILSQITFGVLGLN from the coding sequence ATGAATTCCGCTTCCGAAGCTCAAGCACAGGATCAGTGGTTCCAAGAAGCCGCCGCATCCCAGATCAAGGGTGAGCGTCTTGTGCGAGCTGAATTGCTCAACGGCAGAGTCGCCATGCTGGGCTTTGTCATTGGTGTTGCCACCGAAGCCATCACTGGTCATGGGATCCTCAGCCAAATCACTTTCGGCGTCCTTGGATTGAACTGA
- a CDS encoding alpha/beta fold hydrolase, with product MTDQTIPANSSLLLIHPVGVGLSAQFWDRFINHWSSTGDDRELVAPDLLGCGTAPCPNQPLKPDDWATALIASLQQRNSEPVILVSQGASLPIALAVMNKAPQLVTGLIAISPPGWRVLKNPFPTQRSKQLWNILFNGVVGKLFYRYARRRQFLKSFSENNLFERQQDVDEEWLEMLHEGSKVMDTRWAVFSFLAGFWRCGWESTLTSVDKPFLVVFGRSATGIGRSSNWDDLEERLKTYNTKLINAEIQTIEGRNVLPYESTEQCVNCIQRWLQAVNS from the coding sequence ATGACAGATCAAACCATTCCGGCTAATTCCTCTCTCTTGCTGATTCATCCCGTTGGTGTCGGACTTTCGGCGCAGTTTTGGGATCGTTTCATCAACCACTGGAGCTCGACAGGCGATGATCGCGAGCTGGTCGCTCCTGATCTACTGGGTTGCGGAACAGCGCCATGTCCAAATCAGCCACTCAAACCTGATGATTGGGCCACAGCACTGATCGCGTCATTGCAGCAACGCAACTCAGAGCCTGTGATCCTCGTATCCCAGGGAGCTTCGTTGCCGATTGCCCTGGCCGTCATGAACAAAGCTCCTCAGTTGGTCACAGGGTTGATCGCGATCAGCCCACCGGGATGGCGGGTACTAAAGAACCCATTCCCAACACAGCGATCCAAGCAACTCTGGAACATTCTGTTCAACGGGGTCGTGGGAAAACTCTTTTATCGCTATGCGCGACGACGGCAATTTCTAAAAAGTTTTTCAGAAAACAACCTTTTTGAGCGTCAGCAGGATGTCGACGAGGAGTGGCTGGAGATGCTCCACGAGGGGTCGAAAGTGATGGACACCCGCTGGGCCGTATTTTCTTTTCTGGCAGGGTTCTGGAGATGTGGCTGGGAATCAACACTCACATCGGTCGACAAACCATTCCTGGTGGTGTTTGGACGTTCAGCAACAGGAATTGGTCGCTCAAGCAACTGGGATGATCTTGAAGAGCGGCTGAAAACCTACAACACCAAACTGATCAATGCGGAGATTCAGACGATCGAAGGAAGGAATGTCTTGCCATACGAATCAACCGAACAGTGTGTCAACTGCATCCAGCGCTGGCTTCAGGCGGTCAACAGTTGA
- a CDS encoding J domain-containing protein — MGFDPRDWSATPHVSRDGKARGERVTSNVEALLRENDSLRREVQRLELELDRLRRLQWQRPRRESSSRQSWHQSSSESSPRVTAAQVQRWGASLAGQTGWTDLRAAGLGALIDQLNRSSFHSQLSLQQRLDRLVNGLGTDLLAAVGARPSKRSMAVLAAFALYGVRASEWLEEDSARVVMDLRQRQRQAQTSNSGRRTRSDRRSTDRHWRQADARLEALSVLGLDASATQDAIKQAFRRLVKQHHPDVGGSADAFRRVNDAYQLLTA, encoded by the coding sequence ATGGGTTTTGATCCTCGTGATTGGTCAGCGACACCCCACGTCAGTCGAGACGGGAAGGCCCGCGGCGAGCGGGTCACGAGCAACGTTGAAGCCCTTTTACGTGAGAACGATTCTTTGCGTCGTGAGGTTCAGCGTCTTGAGCTGGAACTTGATCGTCTCAGACGTCTTCAATGGCAGCGACCTCGGAGAGAGTCTTCCTCTCGCCAGTCATGGCATCAGTCGTCAAGTGAGTCTTCCCCCAGAGTCACCGCTGCGCAGGTGCAACGCTGGGGTGCTTCTCTCGCTGGTCAGACGGGTTGGACTGACTTGCGAGCCGCCGGTTTGGGCGCACTGATCGATCAGCTCAATCGCTCTAGCTTTCATTCTCAGCTGTCTTTGCAGCAACGACTGGATCGCTTGGTCAATGGCTTGGGGACAGACCTTTTGGCTGCTGTTGGTGCTCGTCCCTCCAAACGTTCGATGGCAGTCCTCGCTGCGTTTGCCTTGTATGGCGTTCGAGCGAGTGAATGGTTGGAAGAAGATTCCGCTCGGGTCGTTATGGACCTGCGGCAGCGTCAACGACAAGCCCAAACTTCCAACTCCGGTCGTCGGACACGCAGTGATCGACGCAGCACTGACCGTCATTGGCGTCAAGCTGATGCGCGTTTGGAGGCATTGTCTGTTCTCGGTCTTGATGCCTCAGCGACGCAGGATGCCATCAAGCAGGCTTTTCGCCGGCTTGTGAAGCAACATCACCCTGATGTGGGTGGATCAGCTGATGCCTTTCGACGCGTGAATGATGCGTATCAACTGTTGACCGCCTGA
- a CDS encoding peptidase domain-containing ABC transporter, whose amino-acid sequence MKYSVPGFLRKKVPLVLQYEMVECGAASLSMILQYFGKYLPLSDLRYQCGVSRDGSNMLNIKKAALHYGLSVKVGKQKPNEILDGKVDFPCLAWWNYNHFVVFESTDGKHLHIADPGGGKYKVNESVLTNSFSGLLLQFEKTDSFEKSGQPEREILNFLPIIGEYQISIYFLLLISTALLVTSLASPGLSGAFVQSFLGDKRYELGLPIMWLSFLMVILAASLTSVQLNVVRRLALTIQRKLSVEISFKILSVDFQFYTSRFIGDIASRLKLSENIANTLINQFLVFVLGLIGAFLIIPFLLLISWQLTVVSLVYIFVNITLAAISANTLIDSNRSIQVESGKVSGITVRMLSDTRTIKASGLENRYLSTYQDFYTPILKKGQEVQSTMNSFAFLTALSNTLYDYGTIAFSGFLVMQGSMNLAGFMAFQVLRNEITGPLLGVSNLLEQLQQAEAELGRLQDLRLVENDPKVRSLNSYKSQLRDSKLNSVSEEKPTSNKISQPRSISLTNVDQTFSPLSPNVLTNINLNIEAGELVSIIGPSGSGKSTLIKNIVGLYQPSKGQILYGNHDWMDYDDDTIRQSFAYVSQETNIFRGSIYDNLTMYNEGYDLEQVRKVAKIACFDDVVMNLPQGYSHHLGDNGNGLSGGQLQRLSITRALLSSPRILFLDEATSALDVPTERMVIQNIKQLNLTVIAVAHRLLTAKLSDQVVVLEKGFIKELGHPDELLKQDDSLFKKLVEDED is encoded by the coding sequence ATGAAATATTCAGTTCCAGGATTTCTTCGCAAAAAAGTGCCACTCGTTTTGCAATACGAGATGGTTGAATGTGGTGCAGCATCATTATCAATGATACTTCAATATTTTGGCAAGTATCTTCCATTGTCAGATCTCCGCTATCAGTGCGGAGTGAGTCGAGATGGTAGCAATATGTTGAACATCAAGAAAGCTGCGCTTCACTATGGACTCAGCGTGAAGGTCGGCAAGCAAAAGCCCAATGAAATCTTAGATGGCAAGGTTGATTTTCCCTGCCTTGCATGGTGGAATTATAATCATTTTGTCGTCTTTGAAAGTACAGATGGGAAACATCTGCATATTGCTGATCCCGGTGGTGGTAAATACAAAGTTAATGAGTCAGTATTAACAAACAGCTTCTCAGGCCTACTTCTCCAATTCGAAAAGACAGATTCATTTGAAAAATCAGGACAGCCGGAACGAGAAATTCTGAATTTCCTACCAATCATCGGTGAATATCAGATCTCAATCTATTTTCTCTTATTGATTTCCACTGCGTTGCTAGTGACGTCACTTGCTTCTCCTGGATTATCAGGAGCATTTGTCCAGTCATTTTTGGGAGACAAGAGATATGAACTTGGCCTACCCATCATGTGGCTGTCCTTTTTGATGGTCATTCTGGCTGCATCACTCACCAGTGTTCAACTGAATGTTGTACGACGTCTTGCGCTCACCATTCAAAGAAAATTGTCTGTCGAAATATCCTTCAAAATTCTATCAGTTGACTTTCAGTTCTATACAAGTCGTTTCATCGGCGACATTGCTAGCAGGCTCAAACTTTCAGAGAATATTGCCAATACATTAATTAATCAGTTTTTGGTATTTGTATTAGGCTTGATTGGAGCCTTCTTAATTATTCCATTCTTACTTCTGATTTCATGGCAACTTACTGTTGTTTCACTCGTCTATATCTTTGTCAATATTACATTGGCAGCGATATCCGCAAATACATTAATTGATTCGAATCGCTCCATCCAGGTTGAATCCGGCAAGGTCAGTGGCATCACGGTGAGGATGCTGAGTGATACACGAACGATAAAAGCATCAGGACTTGAAAATAGATATTTATCAACGTATCAAGATTTTTATACTCCGATACTAAAAAAAGGACAGGAAGTTCAGAGCACAATGAATTCATTTGCGTTTTTGACTGCCTTATCGAACACGCTGTACGACTACGGAACAATTGCTTTTTCCGGTTTTTTGGTCATGCAAGGCAGCATGAATTTGGCGGGCTTTATGGCTTTCCAAGTGCTGCGTAATGAAATCACTGGTCCTCTACTTGGCGTTTCAAATCTATTGGAGCAACTTCAACAGGCTGAAGCAGAACTGGGACGACTACAAGATTTACGATTAGTAGAGAACGATCCTAAGGTTCGATCTCTCAACTCGTATAAATCACAATTAAGAGATTCAAAACTAAATTCAGTCTCTGAAGAGAAGCCAACTTCAAACAAAATCAGCCAGCCAAGATCAATTAGTTTGACCAATGTCGACCAAACTTTTTCACCCTTGTCACCGAATGTTTTAACCAACATCAATTTAAACATCGAAGCTGGAGAGCTAGTCAGCATTATCGGGCCGAGTGGATCAGGCAAATCAACTTTAATCAAAAATATAGTTGGTCTTTATCAACCAAGCAAAGGTCAAATACTTTACGGAAATCACGATTGGATGGATTATGATGACGATACAATACGTCAATCATTTGCATATGTCTCGCAGGAAACCAATATTTTCCGGGGTTCTATCTATGACAATTTAACAATGTACAATGAGGGCTACGATCTTGAACAAGTAAGGAAAGTGGCAAAGATTGCTTGTTTTGATGATGTTGTGATGAACTTGCCTCAAGGATATTCTCACCATTTAGGTGATAATGGAAATGGATTGAGTGGTGGGCAGTTACAACGCCTCTCCATCACTCGTGCCTTACTAAGCTCGCCGCGAATACTTTTCTTGGATGAGGCCACAAGTGCTTTGGATGTGCCTACAGAGCGGATGGTTATACAGAATATCAAGCAGCTCAATCTCACAGTCATTGCTGTCGCACATCGACTTCTGACTGCAAAACTCTCAGATCAGGTTGTCGTCTTAGAGAAAGGATTTATCAAAGAATTAGGTCATCCCGATGAGTTGTTAAAACAAGATGATTCATTGTTTAAAAAACTTGTTGAGGACGAAGATTAA